The sequence CAATAGcaacgttatatatatatatatatatatatatatataatttattgaaCCAATTAAATGTATGCAACCCACCAAATATATAATAAGTGAAATAATAATTAGTTTCACTTTTACTCTCCCCAACCATACATTAACAGCTAATTGTTGACACTTATATTAAAGTATCCTCAACAGTGCATTTTTCTTGGgctaattattgaataaaaattgaCCATATATTATAATCTTTCCTAATTTGGCGAGATatgatcaaaattcaaaattgattcgCGGTTGACATTTTTCCAAGAAAAAGGAAACTCTATTATTACACGAAAATAAAATGTATTAAAAAGTTTTGACAGATTCAAATTGAAAAGGAGAGAACTTTGTCCAAATTGATTACGAGTTAATTTTCAATCCCAcaatattaaatatgataaaacccaacaaacatgGTTAATTAGGGTTTCCTATAGGTGGTTCAACCACATATTGAGATACTGAATGATATGTGAAGTCATTCTCTTATTGGCTATGATTtggattaattaataattatttagctttagcaaaaacaaaagaaagggATAAATTGAACCCTGAATTTGTGGTCAATCAAGTTATATTTactttgtactaaaaaaaaaaaagttacaactTTATTTTCACATTTGATACACTTCCCCATCTATCTTACCACAAAATTATTCATTGAAAAGGTAGATCAAACATGGTTCAATTGACGTATGAGTGTATTAATAACCACAATGTTAGTGGTTCGTATCTATGTATCCTTGAttatactaaaaataattattcattttaaCATTAAACTTaacaatcattttattttatttttcccaaCAATATGTGGGGTGAGAGATTAAACCTCAGATCTTGAGGATCATTCTAACTTATGAGCGACATATATACGTACTTGTTATCATAATATACAcaagtttaagtttaagtttaagttttttttcttaaacatGTGGGATGGGGGATTGAACTTCTGATTTCGAGATTGAGTTTAGGTTTAAGTTAAAAGTATATCCAATcaatttttatactttcaatttagTGTGTATTCAATTATGGTCATATTAGAGACACAAACTAATTTGCAAAAAATTGAAAGGTTAAAAGAGGCAAGATTCAATTTTGTTTCCATGCCCATGAATAGTGTTAAGAGAATATTCGAATAGGTTAAAAGTCTTataagacacaaaattaaaagcttAACAATTTACTACCcatactaattttaaaatttaaagacttaCAATTAGTAATTCAAACAGAGTTTCAcattaattagataaaaataatatatattagtgAAAGATTCTATCTTTATTAGAACGAACTCATTTAggtaaacaaaaaacaaagtcaTTAAAAACTTATATCTAAAAAtggattatatatataatggttaatagGCCTTAAAAATCTATATTacactttaattataatacAAAATCCTAAATTTTCAGCTGAGACTAAACTTACATCTACAAATAGTAACAAAAACACACAAACACGATTGATTATAAGAAACgagtaaagaaaaatatttgaattaattcaCCCTTTCTTTGTAAACATTAATTCAGACATTTATTTGGTGAATAAAAGTGGTGATCATAAATATAGAGCAAAGAAAAATTAGTTAACTATATGGATGATAAATAGCCACATAATAACCTAGAGAAACAATAATCACTCTCAAACTTAGCTTTATATGCATGAAGacctaaaaagttggaatggAAACCCCTTTTCACCCTTTTCACCCTTTTCACCTAATCAATCAATAATTTAATCCCCGCCCCTATTAACTTCAACTTTTACCATTAATTCACATGGGAAAAAAATACAGATtataaagttataatatatagatttGGCAATGAATTAATAAAGCAACACTTGGCTCAATCACAACAAAAAGAAGCAAAAGGAAAAAGGCACAGCAATTTTGTGATatgatattatatgataaagaaAGAGACCATTTAATGAGATTGTCCCTCTCCCACTGTTTTGTGCGAGAGATTTAGGTGACAGTGATAAATTCTAAGGATATATATTATGAAAGCTATGTCCTTAAAACTTTTAGTTAGCCGACACTGTACTATCCCTCTCTCTTTAAAGATCTTCCCTTTTTATTCTAAtaatttcttcctctttctttgtgtacttctctcttcttcttcttctttctcgaCAATGCCAAAGtttaagaaatttagaggtgttAGACAACGTCATTGGGGCTCTTGGGTTTCTGAAATTCGACATCCTTTActgtaattaattatatgtttgaTGAAGCTCTAAACTTTATTCGtcgtttttttatgttttaatgaTTATTTGATAATGTGCATGCATGCAGGAAGAGGAGGATATGGCTCGGGACGTTTGAGACGGCGGAGGAAGCGGCAAAAGCGTATGACCAAGCTGCGGTTTTGATGTGCGGTCGGAACGCGAAAACCAATTTCCCTACAACTCCTCTCAATGGAGATCACACCAACAACAACACTATTACAACAACCAAGGATTCACCAAAGGGTTTGTCTGAAATATTACAAGCCAAGCTCAAGAAATGCTGCCGCACTCCGTCACCGTCGATGACATGCTTGAGGCTCGACACAGAGAATTCGAATATTGGCGTGTGGCAGAAGCGTGCTGGGCAACGGTCGGCATCCAACTGGGTTATGACCGTCGAGTTAGGAAACAAGAAGAGGCTcgataacaacaataataacgGCGACAACGGCAATGTAGATTCTCCTATGGCGGCTGTGGTTGCTTCGGATCATCAGTCTACGGTGGCGGAAGCGGCGGAGATTCCATCGGAGTTGgatgaagaagagaaaatgtTGGCATTGCAAATGGTGGAGGAACTGCTTCACATCAACTTTGATCCTGCTGAGCCATTTCAGATTCAACAAGGAAAGGATATTAATTATCTTTAGTTTTATGGTAATGAAAatgcctctctctctctctctctctctctatatatatatatatatattaacttctGTTCTTAATTAAAGTTGTAATCTTTGGGAACATGTAATAATGTACTATGAAAAACAAacgaaaatatatatacatataacatAATTATGTATACCTCTCCACATAGATTTTCTTACCCATTGCATGAAAGACAATAtgcattcattttattttagttacgTTATGTGCTAcacatttaatatatttatttaagatttaaaaataCACAATAAACGCCAATATGGACATTGTCCCAACTGGTTGACAAATATATCATCaactaaaaaaaagtcataaattcaaatttctacCACATATTATTTAAACTCAATAGATAAATATTAATAGTAGACACAATATTAGCTAGTTAAACTATTATACATCGTATATGCTACAAATCAAGCAtggaaataaaaatacaaaaaaaaaaaaaaatggttactaTTCATTTGATTTACGGATATTCTCTAATACTATATTCTTTCTATTATTTAAAGGAATTTTATGCACAAAATGAGATGCTAttgatttaaattgattcatttataaaaatttaattgattattaatttaaagtttatacATTCCAAAAGTTTTAGGTGTAgttataagaaaaatatttaggtgCATCGAGCTGCACCCAATCAAAAATTACTATgtgacaattttttattttttaaaaaaattgattaaaaatatattttttgtgtgtAAAATAGGAGTATGGAGATTAGATACATCCTAGATTGTACTTAATCATTATTTGTGatataaatagattttttttttcgaattatttatattagagcGAGTAGGGATAAGATCACCTTGAAAATACTATTTGGGAGGATCTTTCCAATTTGCCTGTCAcgtttttatttactttacaaatactttattatataaatatatatttaattaactttgtCCAATTATTAACATTAACCCTTTGTCCATTCAATTGAAAGTTGTAATTTATTACATCCCAAATGTTCTTCCTATTTCGTTCGAGGAGAGCTGATTTTTcgttataataaataatatatcaattgtttcatatatattcttttacCTGTTTAAAgtcatacatatatatatttaaagatTTTTACTCATCCAATGCTAATTTCTTCAACGTAGgattaaaattttcatactttatatatatttgtaataatGTTTAAACAATTCATGATCTTGTGTTTTCTTTACTACATtttcatatacaatcaatttttgttgttctttttttttttaactaaaaaaagttTATCTTTTTCATGGTTTttatatcttagtttatttcTACGTGACTAACTAATATTTTTAGGATAACTTACATTGTTATtcctctctctatatatatttaaattcgaGATGAGTGAATGGAAAAACTTAAACTTTTTATTAACCATATATATCTTAATCACgattcttaattaaaattttctgtTTTTACCTAAAGAATTCAACACATGTGAGTTGTTTTGTGTTAACATCAAAGCTCTTTGTTTTATTGACTTAGATTGTACTACTCCACAATTGTGGAAGAAAATTAGATTCAAATCTTTACTTGAAGGCTATAGGGCGTTGtgtgaaattattattatgattattgcTACTATCTTGCAAACCAGCTAGCaaacttttattatatttttttaaaaggaaaaaaatcaaccaaattcttaaaaataaaggTTGAAAGTTAATTTATGATACTAAAAATGCATGTGATTATGGGTGCACTAAGTTGAACATATGATAATGGCTAATTGGGTCCATATTGTAGAGCCTTCAATCACATTGATTAGACCCATATGGACTAAACCCCTAAAATTAGCTACCACAAATAATGAGAAATGTCAACTACAATCTACATCTTCacagatatttaatatataccacaaaaaatatatataaataaataaataaataatcttatTTCTGGTCcatcaattaaattaaagagCTAAAAATGTGAATCTCCCTCATACTACCTTTGGCCATATTGAGGATTAGctttgtttctttttccttttcctttctacATAGATGAGCAAAAAAAAATGCTTTCTTTTTTCTCACATGAGCAAGGGAGAAATGAAAGGCATACATGATTTTTAAGACTatgttgaattaattttttctaaatgaagatttatatttaaaaaaagtaattgttttaaataattattgtatttcatgCGTTGTAAACTCAATTTCatttatgttaaattaaaataggtaaaatataatatattataaagatttaaatcttattttggtccctggattttgaatcttattctatttggtccctaaattttcaatAACGTTTATTTTAGTCCTTGGACTCTTAAAAAATGCTTTTTTTGGTTCCTGTCGTTAGGAATCCGTTAACTTTTTAATAGAAGGTTGATGTGGCTCATATTTTTTATGACAAGAATGCCAAATAAGTTAATCATCCTAAAAAATCtaggattttgaattttaattagaGGGCAAATTGGTTTCTTTTATAAAGAACATAGGAGTCACTTTGCCTTTCAGATTTTAGTCATTCATTTTGTCTTTCAGATTTTAATCTGTACCTTTCAGTCACTTTGTCTTCCAGATTTTAGTCATTCATTTTGTCTTTCTGATTTTAGTCGGTTATTGAGGTACTTTTCTCTGTACCTTTCAATCCCTTCTtcatcctctttttttttttttttttagttatatgATTAATTGAGgtaatatttatttacaatttctTAGAGTTCTATTTTCTATATGGGttgtatttatttacattttcttAGTTTATTTAACTTGTcatgtgatattttattcttGAGTTTAGAAGTTCTCATAACAGAATAGAGTGGAGATGAAtacattgaaaataaaaatattgatgattgagaaaaaaaaaacttttacaCAAAAAATGGACAGATCTGTTCAAAAACATCTTCTACACTAATATGCAAATTCTGTTATATTTTGATTCTACTCTATTTTCCTTCAGATTTGCTTGGAGATTCCAATTGGAGAAAAAAACAATAGGACTTATAgcgttttttttttacataaaaaaaggACTTAAATCATtgatagttaaaaaaaatatatgaaaaatataccttttttttttttttgttgacatAACAGATTTATAGCTGGAAAATAAATATAAgccataaaaaatataagtcaCATTGACCTTCTGTTAAAAAGTTAATGGAATTCTAATGACAGGGACCAAATAAACACCTTTTAATAGATCAAGAACTAAAATTAGACGTTTTTTagagtttagggaccaaaatagaataagattcaaagttcagggactaaaataggattttgacgatattataaactaaatgatattataaaataataaatatacaaaaatcTTTAATGTTgtcctaaattaattaataatagtttttatttaatctaatatgtttttttagtataattagAATAAGGGATTCAAACCACAAACTTCATGGTCACTAAAGATTAAGGCTTGTTTGTTTCAAAGATTTTATCATGATTTCAAACAAACATTCAATTTCCTTTTTCGTTTCATAGGatttcatcttttaaaattcaagataTTATTATCTAGAAAACTTTCAAACTTACCTGACATGAATTTTTCAATACCCTACACATAGGTGAGATTTTTAGACTTAGGAGATGACTGAttaactaataaattaatatcatctaatcattactattaattttaattaattattaaatataaagatattattttagatttaataaaattcaacTATGACATTTaccattaatattttatgtaatcttaattgtttaatataaaatatattattaattatcaatagtctaattaatctaattatttttagtaaCTAAATTGAATCATTTAACTaatgtttaatataaaaatattcatttatttatattttaagtgattaataaatagtttcccttatttttctatttttgaaaatctctcctattttatttatttttatttttaatgattaaataattaattaatataaaaatatattaaataatgatAACTTTAATTTATGACTACATTATTTGttatcttatatttaattaagcaattatttagttttagtttctatgtacaaaattaattagttaagcATATATATCTAACTTACAAACATTAATTATCATGCATATCTAAATACAGacattaattatctaaaatattttaaatctgGATTAGTCTATCGTTGATAAACTCCTATACAATATAGTCTACCATTAATAAACTCCGATAGTTGAATCTAAATTTTTCTATGTTTGCAAATTTTTTAACATTATGTTATAGTTATTAATACTTTGGATctgattgttatatttgaacCTACTCATTTATCACATTTAAAATGCCTTCAATAATTTGATAGATTgacattaaaatattattagacCTAGTTTTTTAGATAAAGTTCaacccatttaaaaaaaaattaaatgttttctttccaTTATTTCTCTCTAAAACTCCATCCCGCTTTTAGAtgttttaatatgtttttatcaaaagtgtctGAGGATCCATCTGCATTTACTTGATAgaaaagtgtttttcaaaaaaatcatttttatttaaacacttttgacaaaagaatgttgaaaatatacttcaaaagctatttttagTGATTGCAAaatattccaatttttttcaaaatgacttattttttaaattaaacacttgaaaatgcatTTGAAACACACcctaaataaaaatgaattttttgaaaagcatttttttctttaattaattcaaatgggCCCTAAATCTTTGTATTTTGTTGCTGGCAACGACAACATTCCATGTATTTTGCCTCTAGTGACAACAATGGggagttgtttttttttcttcccttgaCAATGTGCGATGATTAGTAGTGACAAATGGATTCCTTTTTCAGACATCAAATAAACCTAATGAAGAGAGTAAGTATGAGAAAAAGAACTAGAATAAAAATAAGAGCGAGAAAATGAGTAAGAACGAGagcaaaatctaaaaaaaatagaaaaaaaatgtagaaaaagGGTTAATAACACGAGCAAAACGTTAATAAGATTTACTTTAAAAAGTTGATCAAAT comes from Benincasa hispida cultivar B227 chromosome 2, ASM972705v1, whole genome shotgun sequence and encodes:
- the LOC120071615 gene encoding ethylene-responsive transcription factor WIN1-like is translated as MPKFKKFRGVRQRHWGSWVSEIRHPLLKRRIWLGTFETAEEAAKAYDQAAVLMCGRNAKTNFPTTPLNGDHTNNNTITTTKDSPKGLSEILQAKLKKCCRTPSPSMTCLRLDTENSNIGVWQKRAGQRSASNWVMTVELGNKKRLDNNNNNGDNGNVDSPMAAVVASDHQSTVAEAAEIPSELDEEEKMLALQMVEELLHINFDPAEPFQIQQGKDINYL